In Gimesia benthica, a single window of DNA contains:
- a CDS encoding alpha/beta hydrolase codes for MPVHPQVARYLDEIAQIDLPPFEEMTPEFIRSTLTPSPEPHLPAAQIESIFIPVDDSRIEARIYTPAITSDATPPDKWPALIYFHGGGWVMGTLDAYDGLCQDLAGNAGCKVISVDYRMAPEYPYPIPFQDAFTATHWITDQADTLHLDRSRIAIGGDSAGGNLATAVALKAREAENISLNYQMLVYPVTNYFFETESYHKYATNYFLTRKAMQWFWDQYLPDESSGREIYASPLRCKELTGLPEALVITAGYDPLYTEVVQYVEQMQTSGVDVTHINFEDMIHGFFRRSDVFDRAYEAVQLAGHHLKQVFTRN; via the coding sequence ATGCCAGTCCATCCCCAGGTTGCACGTTACCTAGATGAAATTGCTCAGATAGATTTACCTCCGTTTGAAGAAATGACTCCGGAGTTCATACGCTCAACATTAACTCCATCACCTGAACCCCATTTACCAGCTGCTCAGATTGAAAGTATTTTTATTCCCGTCGATGACTCCCGGATCGAAGCTCGGATATATACTCCTGCAATTACCTCTGATGCTACTCCCCCCGACAAGTGGCCCGCACTGATATATTTTCACGGCGGGGGCTGGGTCATGGGAACCCTCGATGCCTACGACGGTCTATGCCAGGATCTGGCTGGAAACGCTGGTTGTAAAGTGATCTCTGTTGATTACCGGATGGCTCCGGAATACCCGTACCCTATTCCCTTTCAGGATGCTTTTACAGCGACACATTGGATTACAGATCAGGCAGATACTTTACATCTCGATCGTAGTCGAATTGCGATTGGAGGTGATAGTGCCGGCGGGAATCTCGCCACAGCGGTGGCCCTCAAAGCCAGGGAAGCAGAGAACATCAGCTTAAATTACCAGATGCTGGTTTATCCAGTAACGAATTATTTCTTTGAAACTGAGTCCTATCATAAATATGCGACAAATTATTTCCTGACCAGAAAAGCAATGCAGTGGTTTTGGGACCAATATCTGCCAGACGAATCATCGGGTCGAGAAATCTATGCTTCTCCATTGCGTTGTAAAGAGTTGACGGGACTTCCCGAGGCCCTGGTGATTACTGCGGGATACGATCCTCTCTACACAGAAGTGGTACAGTACGTCGAACAAATGCAGACCTCGGGAGTCGATGTGACCCATATCAATTTTGAAGATATGATCCATGGATTTTTCCGGCGTTCTGATGTCTTCGACCGTGCGTATGAAGCCGTACAGTTGGCTGGTCATCATCTAAAGCAGGTTTTTACTCGCAATTGA
- a CDS encoding protein-glutamate methylesterase/protein-glutamine glutaminase — protein sequence MSPQPIRVLIVDDSAVIRGLISKSLEQEPEIIVAGTAMNGERALSWMRTNPVDVVILDVEMPVMDGLTALQRIQCDFPDVPVIMASGLTSQGAKTTVKALSLGAVGCVAKPQTASAAESIRVLSRELVMMIKAVAGKRSSTTQTVTPSSSVRTEAPAASPASTPLFKRNIKFYKQPEVLVIGTSTGGPKALAELMPQIPVDFPMPILIVQHMPPGFTEILASHIQKDSGRITVEAKHDQPLESNKTYVAPGGSHMLIGEKNGQKVTLINQAPPEHFCRPSVNPLFRTAAEHYGSATLAVMLTGMGEDGIEGSHEVARVGGTIIAQDEASSVVWGMPAAVVMAGLADKVLPLSEIAAEIKSHCLVRA from the coding sequence ATGTCCCCACAACCGATTCGTGTTTTAATCGTAGATGATTCAGCTGTCATTCGCGGCCTGATTTCCAAGTCTCTTGAGCAAGAGCCCGAAATCATCGTTGCTGGTACTGCGATGAACGGGGAACGGGCTTTGAGTTGGATGCGTACGAATCCTGTGGATGTCGTGATCCTCGATGTTGAGATGCCTGTCATGGATGGATTGACGGCATTACAGAGAATTCAGTGTGACTTTCCGGATGTTCCTGTGATCATGGCCAGTGGTCTGACCAGTCAGGGGGCGAAAACTACGGTCAAAGCGCTTTCACTGGGCGCTGTAGGATGTGTTGCAAAACCGCAGACGGCAAGTGCAGCGGAAAGTATTCGAGTACTCTCTCGCGAATTGGTCATGATGATCAAGGCGGTAGCTGGCAAACGCAGTTCCACAACTCAGACTGTCACTCCTTCTTCTTCTGTGCGAACCGAGGCCCCTGCTGCTTCTCCCGCTTCAACACCGTTGTTTAAGAGAAATATCAAGTTTTACAAGCAACCAGAGGTGCTCGTGATTGGGACCAGCACTGGTGGGCCTAAGGCTCTGGCTGAATTAATGCCACAGATACCAGTTGATTTCCCGATGCCGATTCTGATCGTACAGCACATGCCTCCCGGGTTTACAGAAATTCTGGCTTCTCACATTCAGAAGGATAGCGGGCGAATCACTGTAGAAGCAAAGCACGATCAACCATTGGAGTCGAATAAGACATACGTTGCCCCTGGAGGCAGTCATATGCTTATAGGTGAAAAGAATGGTCAGAAAGTAACTTTGATCAATCAGGCGCCTCCAGAGCATTTCTGTCGTCCCTCAGTCAATCCTTTATTCCGAACAGCTGCAGAACACTATGGAAGTGCCACACTGGCTGTGATGCTGACAGGTATGGGTGAAGATGGAATCGAGGGAAGTCACGAGGTTGCTCGTGTCGGCGGGACAATCATCGCTCAGGACGAAGCTTCCAGTGTTGTCTGGGGTATGCCTGCCGCTGTCGTCATGGCAGGACTGGCAGACAAGGTATTGCCCCTCTCAGAGATTGCCGCAGAAATCAAATCTCACTGCCTGGTCCGTGCCTGA